One genomic window of Desulfonatronovibrio magnus includes the following:
- a CDS encoding PD-(D/E)XK nuclease family transposase: MTYLKDRYVNFFTDYGFKRLFGEEHNKDLLRDFLNELLKDEQGAIVDLTFF; this comes from the coding sequence ATGACGTATTTAAAAGATCGGTATGTGAACTTTTTTACTGACTATGGGTTCAAGAGGCTTTTTGGTGAAGAACATAATAAGGATTTACTGCGGGACTTCTTAAACGAGCTGCTCAAGGATGAACAAGGTGCAATCGTTGATTTGACTTTTTTTTAA